GTGTCtgctgaaatatttcatcaacatgcacAGACCGACCAAGCTCCTGTGACTGCAAACAAAATgagttgttaataaatatttgtaaagtttatgattacaaatataagaaaaaaaatgtacaagttACATACCAAACGAATAGCATGCTCATGCACGCTTATAGACCCTCCAGTGTGCAAACAACCACCCTTTTCAGATGTCCGATTCTTCTTTGCCGTTTCACACTTTTGTCTATAAAGTGGCATGTTCCACTTTTCCAAAAGACCATTCCAAGTATTGTCCCCCAGCCAATCAGGTTTTTTTCCAATAGTTCTAGCTTTTTTATACATCTCTGAGAGTCTATGAGATGCCTTGGTGTGATAATTCTCTTTTACCTTTTCCTCATCTTCAGGCTTCCATGAAACCTTTCtctgttatattaaaaataataggtTTGATTTACACATACATAGAATAATTGCTTAGTGTTATAGGATTGGGATTGAAAAGTGTGTACCTTAAAACGTTCGAAGAAGACATCTCTGGTTGACTTAGGGATTGAGCCCCATGTTAGCCATGGCTCATCAAACTGTTGCTTGATGGTGGCTGTGATTGCCTTCGATGCAGTTTTTGTAGGATAAAACCTAAACGAAAATTGAACTCAAACATTAGAGTAATACAACAATGATTTGtctatatattaattgagttaatttttttcttacctTCCTCCAACAGGTGTAATCATTGGACGACTATTGGAACATTCTTCCATGTAATTGGCAGCTGAACTTGAATGTGGATTTGCATCGTCTGTACCAGGTGATGGTGCAATATTTGTGGGAGTTGATGGGTTAGAACCAACATTGGGAGAGAATGAAGCCATTCCATGAGGAGGCACTTGGTATGGAGTGGGTGTAGATGTAGGAACTTGATGTGGAGCGGGAGTGAAGGCAGGAACAACTAATGGAGGTGGAACAGATCTAGCAGTGGAGGTAGAGGTAGGTGTAGTTGGCTGACTGGTTGAACCAATTTCATTATTGAAACGTGTCATCAACTTCACTACATAAGATTTCTTCCCTTTCCCCTTATCAAGATTTCCTGAAGGTTGATTAGGAGGGCCAGAAGCACCTGATGCCATATTCttgaacataatatatatttttatacaatagaagaaaagaaaatttagaaatagacttattaatgttatttcaaaaatttaattgaaaatgttaataatatagaaactaaattaaataatctatataaatgaaggaagaaaaagtagttaaaaaaattaatatcatgtTCCaagtatttgataaaaaaaaataacacattacaaaaaataatattttttttggtgaTAGGAGAAATGCAAAAGTTATTCCAAAGAAAGCAATGTAAAATTTGTGGCACATCTATTCTATTTTGATACTGGAGACAAGGTTAAATGAGGCAATAGCATTTCTGAaagattattatattatatcagAGCAATGATTGAGGGAGGGAGGTGGAAGTGATCAAATCTCTCACCTGTTCACACATTCACATGTCACTTAAGTAAGAATTGCGTAATTAATTAGTCTACGTATCAGCCAAATCACTGACCACACCAAATTATTATTTCTCTTAAACTCGCAATCATATTCACCTCACCCATTCTTAAAATATgctatttttatcaaacactttctaaattaataaagttaaataaataatttttttaaattgtcaacactaaaaatgaagttaaattttgaaacaaCAGATGAAGTCACATGGTTTCTGGCTTTCCAATAAAACTGTATTAGTAAATGTTTAACAAAAGAGTTACATTAATAAGTCTTAAGATTGTGGACAACATTATAATAAAGCGACAAAAATAAGGAGCAATACACCCTAACTCTATTCAGTGCTAGAACTATGAAATTCATCTTCATTGTCATCTTCACCCTATCCTTCTGCATTGTATTCTTCTGATTTCGTTGTATCTTCATCTATTTGCCCTTGAAATGATGAAATATTGTTAGGGTCAACTTCTTCAAGACCAGCTTCTACATCTTATAATCGGActacttcttcaacttcaatgatgtcattaacatgtgacatttcctccacttggtATGGCACATCGGCTTCTACATCATTAGAATCAATGCGACCTCTGGGCTTCGTTTTTATCGCAACACACCAACCTCGTTTGTCCGTGCATGATGTAGGATATGGTACATAATACACTTGTTGTACATTATGTGCAATGATAAAAGGATCAAACAACACATATCTTTTATCCATTCGAATATCCACAATGCCATACTTTGAATCCACCCTTGTACCTACTCTCGATGGATCAAAccaatcacaataaaataatacaattttcttttcagtGGTTGTTGAATTGTATTCCAACTCATAGATGTGTTTAATGACACCATACAAATCATCTTGACCTCCTTCTGTTAGCCCTTTAACATGAACCCCACTATTTATTGTCCTCTTGCCCTGACTCCATGCATGGGTATGAAATTTGTATCCATTAGCAAAGAAGGTGTGCCATTCCTTTACACACCTTAAAGGACCAAGTGATAAATCTCTAAGATGTTGGTTTCTCACACTTAAAGGATCGTTATGAACCTACAACCATTCATGATATGAAACTATTCAACAATgtaatcttaaaaaattaaggaagaaaTGAATGTGTAAGAATGATAGGAAGTCGTACTTTTTGCCTGAACCACAATGGGAAATTAGCATGTACGTATGTCGAACTGTTTGACTCAGATAGTTGATAGACATGTAAGAATGAGCTGTCGACATGTACGTCCAGATTAgatcaaagaaaattaattatatcaaatgaaagaattgggaaatataatttattttggagGCTTACTAAGGTAAGGTTCAACTTCAttgcaattgatcaatacatgaaCATGAGCTGATCTCAATTCTTCATCACTTAACCAATGTGTTGATTCCCTTCCAGAATGACGACCAGGTTGGTTAAACACTGATAATGTTGTCGTAAAGCTTTCTATTTCAATGTCTACTTCATTTCTACTGCTTTGTGGTGttaacatgaagtttttgaaatagtGGGAACAAAAATGAGTTGTTTCTCTGTGCAAGTATGATGCGCAAATAGATCCTTCAACCCTAACGTTATTCTTTACTGAACGTTTAGCATATCCCATGAACctacaaatttgaaattgatgtgttaGGGTTTTTGAATTATGCCTGGTAAATTGAACAATAACATGTCATATGGGTACCTTTCAAAtgggtacatccacctataGTGGACTGGTCCACCAAGTCGTGCCTCACATGGAAGATGGATAGGGAGATATTCCATAGAATCAAAGAATGAGGGAGGAAATATTCTCTCCATCTTGCACAGAATGATGGGAatgttttcttccatcttcgCCAGGTCATCCTTGTTCAATGTTGTAGAACACAAATCTCTAACGAAATGACTTATCTCTGTAATGGGATTCAGAACATGAGACGGTAAAGAACTAAACGCTATAGGAAGTAAGCATTCCATAAACACATGGCAGTCATGACTTTTCATCCCAATGAGCTTTCCCCTATTCACATCAACACACCTTGACAAGTTAGAAGAATATCCATCAGGCATCCTAAGACCTTTTACCCAATGACAGACTTGTTTCCATTGCTATGACTTTTTAGCTCCAAATCTTTTCGTCTACAGTACAAACCTATATCCATTCGGGCCTTGTCATTGTCTTTTGTCTTCCCCGCAACATTCATCACAGTATTAAAGatgttgtcaaagaaatttttttcaatgtgcatGAAGTCAAGATTATGCCTTAACAAATTATCCTTCCAATAGGGTAGATCCCAAAAGATGCTTTTTTTCGTCCAATTATGCAACTCACCGTATCCATCAATTCTTGGTGCACAATTTTcagttattttaggataaccaTTGATTCTATTCCAAACCTCTGGTCCTGTAAGATATGGTGGTGCGTCATCCATCTCCACTTCCCCCTTCTTGAAAGCATTCCTATTCCTCCTAAAAGCATGGTCTTTCGTTAAAACCTCCGATGAGAGTCAAACCATGAATTTTTTGCCCCATGATATAATCTAAAAGCCTTTGTATGCTCTATGCAATGTGGGCATGCCAGTTTACCATGAGTGCTCCAGCCGGACAACATACCATAAGCAGGAAAATCATTAATTGTCCACATTAGCATGGCCctcaaaataaagttttgtttcCTTGAAATATCATATGTTATCACACCCGTCCACAGCTTCTTCAATTCGTCTATCAAGGGCTCTAAGTACACATCTATGCCAACCTTTGGATTGAATGGCCCGGGAATGAGACATGTTAAGAACATGTAAGGTTTAGATATGCACATTTCTAGAGGAAGATTATAAGGAGTGACAATAACTGGCCAACATGAATATGGTATATTTGATGCCTGTACATATGGGTTAAAACCGTGAGAGCATAAACCGAGTCGAACATTGTGTGGCTCGATACCAAAGTCAGGATATACTCTATCAAAGTGCTTCCAAGCCTCTCCATCGCATGGATGACGCAAAACACCATTCGTCGACATGTTCTGATAGTGCCATGTCATTTGTCCTGCAGTTTGTGTTGAGGCATACATTCTTTGTAGTCTGGGAATTAATGGCAAATAGAACATTGATTTCATAGGAACTTGTTTGCTAGTAGTTGCTCCCGTGTTACGTGGTTGATATCTTGGCTTTCCACAAAATTTGCATTCAAGCAAGGCGCCATCATTCTtaccatattcattatcatagaaGAGCATGCAACCATCCACGCAACAATCAATCCTCTGCGATTGTAATCCCAACTTTGATACACACTTTTTTGCATCGTAGTATGTTTTAGGCAAACCTGATTTGATGGGTGTTGCATCCATAaccatttttgcaataaaatctATGCATTGGTTAGGAATATTCCAATTTGACTTGCAAGCTAATAGTCTGACACACATTGATAATTTCGAGTCTGATGCTCCTCCATACAACGGCTGGTTTGCAtccaacaaaaaattaaaaaacctttGTGTTTCTTCATTCGGAGCCTCTTCAATGTTATTAGAAGTAGATGCTTGGCACGACTTATTTTGCCTAAGAGCATCATGCACCATGTCTTCCATTGTTTGAAATTGGTTAATTTGACCACATTCCGTCTCTACAGCCATCCAACTTTGATGATTATGTACATCATCTTCTGGCAATCTTTCCCCATGATCCtcccaaatgaaataattaagctTGAAACCGTTCTTGTAAAGGTGAAC
The Vigna angularis cultivar LongXiaoDou No.4 chromosome 5, ASM1680809v1, whole genome shotgun sequence genome window above contains:
- the LOC128196624 gene encoding uncharacterized protein LOC128196624; this encodes MDDAQPNRSWMYDRCHRGRGALKESFVLGVEEFISKACEQERYHRDGGLRCPCLKCNCTKILHERVVKVHLYKNGFKLNYFIWEDHGERLPEDDVHNHQSWMAVETECGQINQFQTMEDMVHDALRQNKSCQASTSNNIEEAPNEETQRFFNFLLDANQPLYGGASDSKLSMCVRLLACKSNWNIPNQCIDFIAKMVMDATPIKSGLPKTYYDAKKCVSKLGLQSQRIDCCVDGCMLFYDNEYGKNDGALLECKFCGKPRYQPRNTGATTSKQVPMKSMFYLPLIPRLQRMYASTQTAGQMTWHYQNMSTNGVLRHPCDGEAWKHFDRVYPDFGIEPHNVRLGLCSHGFNPYVQASNIPYSCWPVIVTPYNLPLEMCISKPYMFLTCLIPGPFNPKVGIDVYLEPLIDELKKLWTGVITYDISRKQNFILRAMLMWTINDFPAYGMLSGWSTHGKLACPHCIEHTKAFRLYHGAKNSWFDSHRRF